The genomic DNA GGAGGGACGTCGAGCATCTGATAATGGGGATAGAATGCGGTCACGTGCCATGGAATGGAGGGGTCCACGGAATGGATGAATTGCGCGATCTCACGCAGTTCCTCTGGGGAGTCGTTGTGGCCGGGAATTATGAGGGTCGTCACCTCCACCCATACACCGAGCTCGTGCATGAGTTTTACGGTATCGAGGACCGGCGCAAGGCGTGCCTTGCAGAACTTGTGATAGAATTTTTCCGTGAATGCCTTGATGTCGATGTTGATGGCATCGATGACGGTGGCAAGCTCCCGTGTGACCTCCGGTGTCATGTAGCCGTTGCTCACGAAGACGTTTTTGAGCATCTTCTTTCTGGCGAGCGCAGAACAGTCGTAGGCGAATTCATAAAAGATGGTGGGCTCGACATAGGTGTAGCTGATGCTCCGTGCCCCGGAGAGCACGGCCTCATCGACGACCGCATTCGGGCTTCGACCCATTCCGATGATCTCGTCATGGTGCAGCCTGGGGTACTGGGAGATCTCCCAGTTCTGGCAGTGAGCGCACTGGAAATTGCATCCGACAGTGGCTATGGAGTACGAGGTGGAACCTGGCAGGAAATTGAAGAGGGGTTTTTTCTCGATGGGATCGAGATTTTCCGAAACGAGCTTCCCGTAG from Deltaproteobacteria bacterium includes the following:
- the amrS gene encoding AmmeMemoRadiSam system radical SAM enzyme; translated protein: MQEARFYEKRKDMSVSCRLCSHHCTIAAGKRGICGVRENQAGTLMSLVYGKLVSENLDPIEKKPLFNFLPGSTSYSIATVGCNFQCAHCQNWEISQYPRLHHDEIIGMGRSPNAVVDEAVLSGARSISYTYVEPTIFYEFAYDCSALARKKMLKNVFVSNGYMTPEVTRELATVIDAINIDIKAFTEKFYHKFCKARLAPVLDTVKLMHELGVWVEVTTLIIPGHNDSPEELREIAQFIHSVDPSIPWHVTAFYPHYQMLDVPPTPASTLRMARDIGLAQGLRFVYEGNIPGEGGENTFCPSCGTMVISRHGFRILKNNLKDGHCPSCGAGVPGIWS